In a genomic window of Flavobacteriales bacterium:
- the dnaJ gene encoding molecular chaperone DnaJ, which produces MNKRDPYEVLGVDRKSSAEDIKKAYRKLAIKYHPDKNPGDKAAEEQFKEAASAYETLSDPEKKAKYDRFGHAGPQMGGGGFQGGGMNMEDIFSQFGDIFGGHFGGGFGGGFGQQRGGRTVKGSNLRVRIKLTLEEIALGAEKKIKVVKLVRGKGSEYGNCHTCGGSGQVRRVQSTFIGQMQTVSTCPACGGIGQTVSKRAPGSDEHGLVREEVVVPIKIPAGVEEGMQLNISGMGNEAPAGGVPGDLLVVIEEEQHPELRRDGTHLHHEVFISMVDAALGASIEVPIVAGKAKLKIEPGTQSNHILRLKGKGLPSVQHHGHGDLFVHVAVWTPTNLSKEEKAALEKLRSSPGFQPKPTASDKGFFERVKEMFGH; this is translated from the coding sequence ATGAACAAGCGCGACCCCTACGAAGTGCTCGGTGTTGACCGAAAGTCGAGCGCGGAGGACATCAAGAAGGCCTACCGCAAGCTGGCCATCAAATACCATCCGGACAAGAATCCCGGAGATAAGGCCGCGGAGGAGCAATTCAAGGAGGCGGCATCGGCGTATGAGACCCTGAGCGATCCCGAGAAGAAAGCCAAGTATGATCGCTTCGGCCATGCCGGCCCACAGATGGGCGGCGGCGGGTTCCAAGGCGGCGGCATGAACATGGAGGACATCTTCTCCCAGTTCGGCGACATCTTCGGCGGGCACTTCGGCGGAGGATTCGGCGGAGGATTCGGGCAGCAGCGCGGAGGCCGCACCGTCAAGGGCAGCAACCTGCGCGTGCGCATCAAGCTCACGCTGGAAGAGATCGCCCTTGGCGCGGAGAAGAAGATCAAGGTGGTGAAGCTTGTGCGCGGCAAGGGCAGCGAATACGGGAACTGCCACACCTGCGGCGGCTCCGGGCAAGTGCGCCGCGTGCAGAGCACATTCATCGGCCAGATGCAGACCGTGAGCACCTGTCCGGCCTGCGGCGGGATCGGCCAAACGGTGAGCAAGCGCGCCCCCGGCAGCGACGAGCACGGCCTCGTGCGCGAGGAGGTGGTGGTTCCGATCAAGATCCCTGCTGGCGTGGAGGAGGGCATGCAGCTCAACATCAGCGGCATGGGCAATGAAGCGCCTGCTGGCGGCGTGCCCGGCGACCTGCTCGTAGTGATCGAAGAGGAGCAGCACCCCGAACTGCGCCGCGATGGCACGCACCTGCACCACGAGGTCTTCATCAGCATGGTCGATGCAGCGCTCGGCGCGAGCATCGAAGTGCCGATCGTGGCCGGCAAGGCCAAGCTCAAGATCGAGCCCGGGACGCAGTCGAACCACATCCTGCGCCTCAAGGGCAAGGGCCTGCCCAGCGTGCAGCACCATGGCCACGGCGATCTCTTCGTGCATGTGGCCGTGTGGACACCGACGAACCTGAGCAAAGAAGAGAAAGCGGCGCTCGAGAAGCTGCGCAGCAGCCCGGGCTTCCAACCCAAGCCCACAGCCAGCGACAAGGGCTTCTTCGAGCGCGTGAAGGAGATGTTCGGGCACTGA
- a CDS encoding nucleotide exchange factor GrpE, producing MHDAEADGREDIRELSAQLIAAKADAADLKDKWLRLNAEFDNFRKRTAKERLELIQFAGENTLKNMLPVLDDMERAITSNAKTDDVAVVREGFHLIQSKLLHILGSQGVKPMADVKGQAFDTDKHEAITKAPAPSADLKGKVIDVVENGYTLHEKVIRYAKVVVGE from the coding sequence ATGCACGATGCTGAAGCCGATGGACGCGAGGACATCCGTGAACTGAGCGCGCAGCTCATCGCTGCCAAGGCTGACGCCGCCGACCTGAAGGACAAGTGGCTGCGCCTGAACGCCGAATTCGACAACTTCCGGAAGCGCACCGCGAAGGAGCGCTTGGAGCTGATCCAATTCGCGGGCGAGAACACGCTGAAGAACATGTTGCCGGTCCTCGACGACATGGAGCGCGCGATCACAAGCAACGCGAAGACCGATGACGTCGCCGTGGTGCGCGAGGGCTTCCATCTGATCCAGAGCAAATTGCTGCACATCCTGGGCAGTCAGGGCGTGAAGCCGATGGCCGATGTGAAAGGACAGGCCTTCGACACCGATAAGCACGAGGCCATCACCAAGGCCCCTGCTCCCAGCGCGGACCTGAAGGGCAAGGTGATCGACGTGGTGGAGAACGGCTACACGCTGCACGAAAAGGTGATCCGCTACGCCAAGGTCGTCGTCGGTGAGTAG
- a CDS encoding TlpA family protein disulfide reductase: protein MNLRSLMSKTQILSISAVVLLAVYGFTSRSSAADEQQGKAKVGTAIGDKAPELAFMNPDSTKVLKLSELKGKFVLIDFWASWCRPCRMENPNVVSAYQKYSKAKFTNAKGFEVYSVSLDRNREQWKQAIAQDNLIWKYHVSDLKFWQSQGSQLYGVSSIPMSFLVDPNGIIIAKNLRGMALHQELDKHVKSL from the coding sequence ATGAATCTCCGCTCCCTCATGTCAAAGACGCAGATCCTCTCCATCTCCGCCGTGGTCCTGCTGGCCGTTTACGGCTTCACCTCACGCAGTTCCGCTGCTGATGAACAGCAAGGCAAGGCCAAGGTGGGCACCGCCATCGGCGACAAGGCCCCAGAGCTGGCCTTCATGAATCCCGATAGCACCAAAGTGCTGAAGCTCTCCGAACTGAAAGGCAAGTTCGTGCTGATTGATTTCTGGGCCAGCTGGTGCCGCCCCTGCCGAATGGAGAACCCCAACGTGGTTTCGGCTTATCAGAAGTACAGCAAAGCCAAGTTCACCAATGCCAAGGGCTTCGAGGTGTACAGTGTGAGCCTGGACCGCAACCGCGAGCAATGGAAGCAGGCCATCGCCCAAGACAACCTCATCTGGAAGTATCACGTGAGCGACCTGAAATTCTGGCAATCACAAGGCTCACAGCTCTACGGCGTGAGTTCCATCCCCATGAGCTTCCTGGTTGATCCGAATGGCATCATCATCGCCAAGAACCTGCGCGGCATGGCGCTGCATCAGGAACTGGACAAGCATGTGAAGAGCCTCTGA
- the murA gene encoding UDP-N-acetylglucosamine 1-carboxyvinyltransferase: MNSFRIEGGRRLKGELVPQGAKNEALQILCAVLLTSEPMTIHNIPDIVDVNKLIDLLKAMGVAVERLGAGSYRFQAKDVNLEFFLDPEYKRMGGSLRGSVMVAGPALARFGRGYIPSPGGDRIGRRRMDTHFIGFERLGAAIRYDEKEGFFHAEAKKLKGCYMLLDEASVTGTANIIMAATLANGRTTIFNAACEPYIQQLCRMLVRMGARIEGIGSNLLHIDGVKELGGTEHRMLPDMIEIGSFIGLAALTRSTITIKDTGYDHLGIIPDVFRKLGIAVIRQGDDIHVPAQEHYEIEPFLDGSNRVISDHPWPGFTPDLLSIVLVTATQASGHVLIHQKMFESRLFFTDKLIEMGAQITLCDPHRALVIGKDFERPLRAIRMTSPDIRAGVSLLIAALSAEGVSTIDHIEQIRRGYQDIEGRLNAIGAKIEVV, from the coding sequence ATGAACAGTTTCCGGATCGAAGGCGGACGACGGCTGAAAGGCGAACTGGTTCCGCAAGGAGCCAAGAACGAGGCACTGCAGATCCTTTGCGCCGTGCTGCTCACGTCCGAGCCGATGACCATCCATAACATCCCGGACATCGTGGATGTGAACAAGCTCATCGACCTGCTGAAAGCGATGGGGGTGGCCGTGGAAAGACTCGGGGCAGGCAGCTACCGGTTCCAAGCCAAGGATGTGAACCTCGAATTCTTCCTCGATCCGGAGTACAAGCGCATGGGCGGAAGCTTGCGCGGCAGCGTGATGGTGGCTGGTCCTGCACTTGCGCGATTCGGTCGCGGCTACATCCCGTCACCCGGCGGAGACCGGATCGGCCGACGCCGCATGGACACCCACTTCATCGGCTTCGAGCGCCTCGGCGCCGCCATCCGCTACGACGAGAAGGAAGGCTTCTTCCACGCCGAAGCCAAGAAGCTGAAGGGCTGCTACATGCTGCTCGATGAAGCGAGCGTGACCGGCACGGCGAACATCATCATGGCCGCCACGCTCGCTAACGGGCGCACCACCATCTTCAACGCCGCCTGCGAACCGTACATCCAGCAGCTCTGCCGCATGCTGGTGCGCATGGGCGCCAGGATCGAGGGGATCGGAAGCAACCTGCTCCACATCGATGGCGTGAAAGAGCTCGGCGGCACTGAGCATCGCATGCTGCCCGACATGATCGAGATCGGCTCCTTCATCGGCCTGGCTGCCCTGACGCGCAGCACCATCACCATCAAGGACACCGGCTACGACCATCTGGGCATCATCCCCGATGTGTTCCGCAAGTTGGGCATCGCCGTGATCCGCCAAGGCGACGACATCCATGTTCCAGCGCAGGAGCATTACGAGATTGAGCCCTTCCTCGACGGCAGCAACCGCGTGATCAGCGACCACCCCTGGCCCGGCTTCACTCCCGACCTGCTGAGCATCGTGCTGGTCACCGCCACGCAGGCCAGCGGGCACGTGCTCATCCACCAGAAGATGTTCGAGAGCCGCTTGTTCTTCACGGACAAGCTGATCGAGATGGGCGCCCAGATCACGCTCTGCGATCCCCACCGCGCATTGGTGATCGGCAAGGACTTCGAACGGCCCCTGCGCGCCATCCGCATGACAAGCCCCGACATCCGCGCGGGCGTCTCGCTGCTCATCGCGGCCCTCAGCGCCGAGGGAGTGAGCACCATCGATCACATCGAGCAGATCCGCCGCGGCTACCAGGACATCGAGGGAAGGCTGAATGCCATCGGAGCCAAGATCGAAGTGGTCTGA
- a CDS encoding DUF4290 domain-containing protein → MINAPFDYNTQRPRLIIPEYGRNVQRMVEMCMEMEDRERRTRSAKAIIQVIARLNPQLRNSDNFERTLWDHLHIMSEFKLDVDAPFPKPTPEELESKPSRVPYPQGDIKYGHYGKIVERMIVQCAAMEAGDKRDAYALLIANLMKRQFLAWNRDTVPDGVILKDLADMSGGKVRLAAAAQLASTDALLSTQRNGPRSEVDPRKARYANQEGGGGGGKKRHRKRKKNRY, encoded by the coding sequence ATGATCAACGCCCCCTTCGACTACAACACCCAGCGCCCGCGCCTGATCATCCCCGAGTACGGCCGCAATGTGCAGCGCATGGTCGAGATGTGCATGGAGATGGAGGATCGCGAGCGCCGCACCCGTTCCGCGAAGGCCATCATCCAAGTGATCGCGCGCTTGAACCCGCAGCTGCGCAACAGCGACAATTTCGAGCGCACCCTCTGGGACCATTTGCACATCATGAGCGAGTTCAAGCTCGATGTGGATGCGCCATTCCCGAAGCCCACACCGGAGGAGCTGGAGAGCAAGCCCTCGCGTGTGCCATACCCGCAAGGCGACATCAAGTACGGCCATTACGGCAAGATCGTGGAGCGCATGATCGTCCAATGCGCGGCGATGGAAGCGGGCGACAAGCGCGATGCTTATGCGTTGCTCATCGCCAACCTGATGAAACGGCAATTCCTTGCCTGGAACCGCGACACCGTGCCCGATGGCGTGATACTGAAGGACCTCGCGGACATGAGCGGCGGCAAGGTGCGCCTGGCGGCTGCCGCGCAATTGGCCAGCACGGATGCCCTGCTGAGCACCCAGCGGAACGGTCCGCGCAGCGAAGTGGACCCGCGGAAGGCCCGCTACGCCAATCAGGAGGGCGGCGGTGGCGGCGGCAAGAAGCGGCACCGGAAACGGAAGAAGAATCGGTACTAG
- a CDS encoding UvrD-helicase domain-containing protein — MNYLDGLNPAQRAAVEATEGPMMVIAGAGSGKTRVLTVRIAHLMAAKGVDPFRILALTFTNKAAREMKERIAKILGGQSGEARNLWMGTFHSVFARILRIEADKLGYPKDFTIYDTDDSRSVIKAILKEWQLDDKLYKPNQVHSRISIAKNNLIGPLEYLANGELMAGDAAVGRERMGELYKAYAERCFRSGAMDFDDLLYNTALLFRDHPEAMVKYQSRFQYLLVDEYQDTNAVQYSIVKTLAARHENITVVGDDSQSIYAFRGANIQNILNFRSDYADHKLFKLEQNYRSTKTIVGAANSLIEKNKDQIHKTIWTDNGEGEKIKVHRSLSDNEEGAFVAHSIFETKMQNQVPNKGFAILYRTNAQSRSMEEALRKLNLPYRIYGGLSFYQRKEIKDLISYFRLVCNPRDEEALKRVINYPTRGIGQTTVDKLVVAATAKQMPIWDLILQHLQELDVHGGTRKAIADFVLMVQAFQAQLPTHSAAVLGEEIARRTGILKDLFADKTPEGVSRYENIMELIAGMKEFSDAQAEGTDVPRTLSDFLIDVALLTDADKDDPNDNDRVSLMTIHSAKGLEFPYVHVVGLEEDLFPNTLSMQSRADLEEERRLFYVAITRAEKRCTLSYAMSRYKWGNLTASEPSRFIDEIDPKYLEMPRQAERPSLFTGFDKGTPPWARKTASSDRSSDEQASRPIYGRERSAPGIAKAAPYSKPAPATRTPASTEPERKNLKRISASGTPLQATRTLGGLVPDLQEGQTVEHERFGKGKVLKVEGHAPDLKATVFFPSAGQKQLLLRFAKLTVVEG; from the coding sequence ATGAACTACCTCGACGGCCTCAACCCCGCGCAGCGCGCCGCCGTGGAAGCTACAGAAGGCCCCATGATGGTGATCGCCGGCGCTGGCAGCGGCAAGACGCGCGTGCTCACCGTGCGCATCGCCCACCTGATGGCCGCCAAGGGCGTGGACCCCTTCCGCATCCTCGCGCTCACCTTCACCAACAAGGCCGCGCGAGAGATGAAGGAGCGCATCGCGAAGATCCTCGGCGGGCAGAGCGGCGAGGCGCGCAACCTGTGGATGGGCACCTTCCACAGCGTGTTCGCGCGCATCCTGCGCATCGAGGCCGACAAGCTCGGCTACCCGAAGGACTTCACGATCTACGATACCGACGACAGCCGCAGCGTCATCAAGGCCATCCTCAAGGAGTGGCAGCTCGACGACAAGCTGTACAAGCCCAATCAGGTGCACAGCCGCATCAGCATCGCGAAGAACAACCTGATCGGTCCGCTGGAATACCTGGCCAACGGCGAACTGATGGCCGGTGACGCCGCCGTGGGCCGCGAGCGCATGGGCGAATTGTACAAGGCCTACGCCGAGCGCTGCTTCCGCTCCGGCGCCATGGACTTCGATGACCTGCTGTACAACACCGCCCTGCTCTTCCGCGATCATCCGGAGGCGATGGTGAAGTACCAGAGCCGTTTCCAATACTTGCTCGTGGACGAGTACCAGGATACGAACGCGGTGCAGTACAGCATCGTGAAGACGCTGGCTGCGCGCCATGAGAACATCACCGTCGTGGGCGACGACAGCCAGAGCATCTACGCCTTCCGCGGAGCGAACATCCAGAACATCCTCAACTTCCGCAGCGACTACGCCGACCACAAGCTCTTCAAGCTCGAGCAGAACTACCGCAGCACCAAGACCATCGTGGGAGCGGCGAATTCGCTCATCGAGAAGAACAAGGACCAGATCCACAAGACCATCTGGACCGACAACGGCGAGGGCGAGAAGATCAAGGTGCACCGCTCGCTGAGCGACAACGAGGAAGGCGCCTTCGTGGCCCACAGCATCTTCGAGACCAAGATGCAGAACCAGGTACCGAACAAGGGCTTCGCGATCCTGTACCGCACCAACGCGCAGAGCCGCAGCATGGAAGAAGCCCTGCGCAAGCTCAACCTCCCCTATCGCATCTACGGCGGCCTCAGCTTCTACCAGCGAAAGGAGATCAAGGACCTCATCAGCTACTTCCGCCTCGTGTGCAATCCGCGCGATGAAGAGGCCCTGAAGCGCGTGATCAACTACCCCACGCGCGGCATCGGGCAAACCACGGTGGACAAGCTCGTGGTAGCCGCCACCGCGAAGCAGATGCCCATCTGGGACTTGATCCTCCAGCATCTGCAAGAACTCGATGTGCACGGTGGCACGCGAAAGGCCATCGCCGATTTCGTGCTGATGGTCCAGGCGTTCCAAGCACAGCTGCCCACGCATAGCGCGGCGGTGCTGGGCGAGGAGATCGCACGGCGCACAGGCATCCTCAAAGACCTTTTCGCGGACAAGACGCCCGAAGGCGTTAGCCGCTACGAGAACATCATGGAGCTGATCGCCGGCATGAAGGAGTTCAGCGATGCGCAGGCCGAAGGCACCGACGTGCCACGTACGCTGAGCGATTTCCTCATCGACGTGGCCCTGCTGACCGATGCCGACAAGGACGACCCGAACGACAACGACCGCGTGAGCCTGATGACCATCCACAGCGCGAAGGGCCTCGAGTTCCCGTACGTGCATGTGGTGGGCCTGGAAGAAGATCTCTTCCCCAACACGCTTTCAATGCAGAGCCGCGCCGACCTCGAAGAGGAGCGCCGCCTCTTCTATGTGGCCATCACGCGCGCCGAGAAGCGCTGCACGCTGAGCTATGCGATGAGCCGCTACAAATGGGGCAACCTCACCGCCAGCGAGCCCAGCCGCTTCATCGACGAGATCGACCCGAAGTACTTGGAGATGCCGAGGCAGGCGGAACGTCCATCACTCTTCACCGGCTTCGACAAGGGCACTCCGCCTTGGGCGCGGAAGACGGCATCGAGCGACAGAAGCAGTGACGAGCAAGCATCACGACCCATTTATGGACGCGAGCGCAGCGCACCCGGGATCGCGAAGGCAGCTCCGTACTCCAAGCCGGCACCGGCAACACGCACGCCCGCATCCACCGAACCCGAGCGCAAGAACCTGAAACGCATCAGCGCCAGTGGGACTCCCTTGCAAGCCACGCGCACCTTGGGTGGGCTTGTCCCTGACCTGCAGGAAGGCCAGACCGTGGAGCACGAGCGCTTCGGCAAGGGCAAGGTGCTGAAGGTGGAAGGCCATGCACCCGACTTGAAAGCCACTGTTTTCTTCCCTAGCGCAGGGCAGAAGCAATTGCTACTAAGGTTCGCGAAGCTGACGGTGGTTGAAGGATGA
- a CDS encoding Fic family protein, translating into MDISSITFHSISPRVLHLLTAVHHQLGQVHARQLHLAPHGLDKTYRVSAVQATLAIEGSVLDHGPIAELMMDHAASTKGPVALEAVNTHRLYEQIAGFDPFAEQDLRQAHSVLMHGLAMDAGHYRAGTIEVFYGDPQPLRTAPAKGLSVAVQELLRYVEEDDFPPLLTSCVLHFGLVYLRPFTAGNGRLARLWQRALLARHWPVFTYLPVEAFIQRAEPAYHAALEYADRRGDCVGFIVYSLERIEEALAELLASRDPVSFPADRVSVFLLDRRRRGKEDEPFRRSEYMAYHPWISTATATRDLKDAVNGGVLTKTGQGNAASYRLSTKPVRDKR; encoded by the coding sequence ATGGACATCTCGAGCATCACCTTTCACTCCATTAGCCCGCGCGTTTTGCATCTGCTTACTGCTGTGCATCACCAACTCGGGCAGGTCCATGCCCGGCAGCTTCACCTCGCGCCCCATGGGTTGGACAAGACCTACCGGGTGAGCGCCGTGCAGGCCACCTTGGCCATAGAGGGCAGCGTGCTCGATCACGGGCCCATCGCCGAGTTGATGATGGACCACGCGGCATCGACAAAAGGACCAGTGGCACTTGAAGCGGTGAACACCCACCGGCTCTATGAGCAGATCGCCGGTTTCGACCCATTCGCAGAACAAGACCTCCGCCAAGCCCACAGCGTGCTCATGCATGGCCTGGCCATGGACGCCGGACATTACCGCGCTGGGACCATAGAGGTGTTCTATGGAGATCCCCAACCACTTCGTACCGCTCCAGCGAAGGGCTTATCCGTGGCTGTTCAGGAATTGCTCCGCTACGTTGAGGAGGATGACTTCCCCCCCTTGCTTACCAGTTGCGTGCTGCACTTCGGATTGGTCTATCTGCGCCCCTTCACAGCAGGTAATGGCCGCCTGGCCCGCCTCTGGCAACGCGCATTGTTAGCGCGCCATTGGCCCGTATTCACGTACTTGCCCGTTGAGGCCTTCATCCAACGCGCCGAGCCCGCCTACCATGCCGCGCTCGAGTATGCCGATCGCCGTGGAGATTGCGTGGGCTTCATCGTTTATTCGTTGGAACGAATCGAGGAAGCGCTCGCGGAGCTCCTTGCCTCCCGCGATCCGGTAAGCTTCCCCGCTGATCGGGTCAGCGTTTTCTTGCTGGATCGACGCCGACGCGGGAAAGAGGATGAGCCCTTCCGACGAAGCGAGTACATGGCCTATCATCCATGGATCAGCACGGCCACCGCAACACGAGACCTGAAGGATGCTGTCAACGGAGGCGTGCTCACCAAGACAGGCCAAGGCAACGCCGCATCCTATCGTCTCAGCACCAAGCCGGTTCGCGACAAGCGCTGA
- a CDS encoding 30S ribosomal protein S12, translating into MPTIQQLIRKGRENPVYKSKSIALKSCPQRRGVCTKVYTTTPKKPNSALRKVAKVRLVNGYEVIAYIGGEGHNLQEHSIVLVRGGRVKDLPGVKYHIVRGVLDTSGVEGRNQRRSKYGTKKPKAGAAPAKKK; encoded by the coding sequence ATGCCAACGATTCAGCAGCTCATCCGCAAAGGCCGCGAGAACCCGGTCTACAAGAGCAAGTCGATTGCTCTGAAGTCGTGCCCCCAGCGCCGTGGCGTGTGCACCAAGGTGTACACCACCACGCCGAAGAAGCCGAACTCGGCACTTCGCAAGGTGGCCAAGGTGCGCCTGGTGAATGGTTACGAAGTGATCGCTTACATCGGCGGCGAGGGCCATAACCTGCAGGAACACAGCATCGTGCTCGTGCGCGGTGGCAGGGTGAAGGACCTGCCCGGCGTGAAGTACCACATCGTGCGCGGCGTGCTCGACACCAGCGGTGTTGAAGGACGAAACCAGCGCCGCAGCAAGTACGGCACCAAGAAGCCCAAGGCCGGAGCCGCTCCTGCCAAGAAGAAGTAA
- the rpsG gene encoding 30S ribosomal protein S7, whose amino-acid sequence MRKKAVKHTTLPDPKFGDEQVTKFVNNLMYDGKKSKSFDIFYNAIDIVAEKSGEDGLEIFRKALTNVTPQVEVRSRRVGGANFQIPQQVREERKKSLAMKWLIGYARGRNERSMAQKLANEILAASKEEGAAFKKKEEIHKMAEANKAFSHFRF is encoded by the coding sequence ATGCGCAAGAAAGCAGTCAAGCACACCACGCTGCCCGATCCCAAGTTCGGCGACGAGCAGGTGACCAAGTTCGTGAACAACCTGATGTACGACGGCAAGAAGAGCAAGTCGTTCGACATCTTCTACAACGCCATCGACATCGTGGCGGAGAAGAGCGGGGAGGACGGCCTGGAGATCTTCCGCAAGGCCCTCACGAACGTGACGCCCCAAGTGGAAGTGCGCAGCCGCCGCGTTGGCGGTGCCAACTTCCAGATTCCCCAACAGGTGCGCGAGGAGCGCAAGAAGAGCTTGGCCATGAAGTGGCTGATCGGCTATGCGCGCGGACGCAATGAGCGCAGCATGGCGCAGAAGCTCGCCAACGAGATCCTCGCGGCCAGCAAGGAGGAAGGAGCGGCCTTCAAGAAGAAAGAGGAGATCCACAAGATGGCCGAGGCCAACAAGGCCTTCAGCCACTTCCGGTTCTGA
- the fusA gene encoding elongation factor G, whose translation MAKRDLTYTRNIGIMAHIDAGKTTTSERILYYTGLVHKIGEVHDGAATMDWMEQEQERGITITSAATTTSWNYRGDKYKINLIDTPGHVDFTVEVERSLRVLDGAVALFCAVGGVEPQSETVWRQANKYKVPRIGFVNKMDRSGADFFSVVAQIRERLGANPVPLQVPIGAEADFLGVVDLINNRGMVWNESDQGMTWKEVPIPEDLKDTVKEWRDKLIEAVAESDDKLMEKYFADPDSLTEAEVMEAVRKSTINMSITPILCGSAFKNKGVQTMLDAVMAYLPSPLDLEAVTGIDPRTDAEATRKPDPDEPFAGLAFKIATDPFVGRLAFFRAYSGVLEAGSYVLNTRSDKKERISRIFQMHSNKQNPVERIEAGDIGAAVGFKDIRTGDTLCAEDHPIILESMSFPEPVIGIAVEPKTQADLDKMGAALAKLAEEDPTFKVHTDEDTGQTVISGMGELHLEILVDRMKREFKVECNQGAPQVKYKEAISGSVEHRELYKKQTGGRGKFADIHVRIEPQTDPAKLGLEFIDEIKGGSIPKEFIGPVSKGFEASLKNGVLAGFPMESLKVTLYDGSFHNVDSDALSFEICAKAAFRNAVPKCKPVLLEPIMKIEVITPEENMGDIVGDLNRRRGTIMGMEDRAGAKAIKGTVPLSEMFGYVTSLRTMSSGRASSTMEFSHYVPAPNNVTEAVLAKVRGKVSA comes from the coding sequence ATGGCCAAAAGGGACCTGACATACACGCGGAACATCGGCATCATGGCCCACATCGATGCGGGCAAGACGACGACTTCCGAGCGCATCCTCTACTACACCGGGCTGGTTCACAAGATCGGCGAGGTGCATGATGGCGCCGCCACCATGGACTGGATGGAGCAGGAGCAGGAGCGTGGCATCACCATTACTAGCGCCGCCACCACCACCAGTTGGAACTACCGCGGCGACAAGTACAAGATCAACTTGATCGACACCCCTGGCCACGTAGACTTCACCGTTGAGGTGGAGCGCAGCCTGCGCGTGCTCGATGGCGCTGTTGCCCTCTTCTGCGCCGTAGGCGGTGTTGAGCCTCAGAGCGAGACCGTTTGGCGTCAGGCCAACAAGTACAAGGTGCCGCGCATCGGTTTCGTGAACAAGATGGACCGCAGCGGGGCCGACTTCTTCAGCGTTGTTGCGCAGATCCGGGAGCGTTTGGGCGCGAACCCGGTTCCCTTGCAGGTGCCCATCGGCGCCGAAGCCGATTTCCTCGGTGTGGTCGACCTGATCAACAACCGCGGCATGGTGTGGAACGAATCCGACCAGGGCATGACCTGGAAGGAAGTCCCCATTCCCGAGGACCTGAAGGACACCGTGAAGGAGTGGCGCGATAAGCTCATCGAAGCCGTTGCCGAGAGCGACGACAAGTTGATGGAGAAGTATTTCGCCGACCCCGATAGCCTGACCGAGGCGGAGGTGATGGAGGCCGTGCGCAAGAGCACGATCAACATGAGCATCACGCCCATCCTCTGTGGCAGCGCCTTCAAGAACAAAGGCGTGCAGACCATGCTCGATGCGGTGATGGCCTACCTGCCCAGCCCTTTGGATTTGGAAGCTGTGACAGGCATTGACCCGAGAACGGATGCGGAGGCAACCCGTAAACCCGATCCGGATGAGCCCTTTGCCGGACTGGCATTCAAGATCGCGACGGATCCGTTCGTGGGCCGCTTGGCGTTCTTCCGCGCTTACAGCGGCGTGCTCGAGGCCGGAAGCTACGTGCTCAATACCCGCAGTGATAAGAAGGAGCGCATCAGCCGCATCTTCCAGATGCACTCCAACAAGCAGAATCCCGTGGAGCGCATCGAGGCAGGTGACATCGGTGCCGCGGTTGGTTTCAAGGATATCCGCACGGGCGATACGCTTTGCGCTGAAGACCACCCGATCATCCTCGAGAGCATGAGCTTCCCCGAGCCGGTCATCGGCATCGCGGTGGAGCCCAAGACACAGGCTGACCTGGACAAGATGGGCGCCGCCTTGGCGAAGCTCGCTGAGGAGGACCCTACCTTCAAGGTCCACACCGACGAGGATACGGGCCAGACCGTGATCAGCGGCATGGGCGAATTGCACTTGGAGATCCTCGTGGACCGCATGAAGCGCGAGTTCAAGGTGGAGTGCAACCAGGGTGCGCCGCAGGTGAAGTACAAGGAAGCCATCAGCGGCAGCGTGGAGCACCGCGAATTGTACAAGAAGCAAACGGGTGGCCGGGGCAAATTCGCCGACATCCATGTGCGTATCGAGCCGCAGACGGACCCCGCCAAATTGGGCTTGGAGTTCATCGACGAGATCAAGGGCGGTTCGATCCCGAAGGAATTCATCGGTCCGGTTTCCAAGGGCTTCGAGGCTTCCTTGAAGAATGGCGTGCTCGCAGGCTTCCCGATGGAAAGCCTGAAAGTGACGCTGTACGACGGTTCCTTCCACAACGTGGACTCCGATGCGCTGAGCTTCGAGATCTGCGCCAAGGCTGCGTTCCGCAACGCGGTTCCCAAGTGCAAGCCCGTGCTGCTCGAGCCGATCATGAAGATCGAGGTGATCACGCCCGAGGAGAACATGGGCGATATCGTGGGCGACCTCAATCGCCGTCGCGGTACGATCATGGGCATGGAGGACCGCGCTGGCGCGAAAGCCATCAAGGGCACGGTGCCCTTGAGCGAGATGTTCGGCTATGTGACCTCCCTGCGCACCATGAGCTCTGGCCGCGCCAGCAGCACCATGGAATTCAGCCATTACGTTCCTGCACCCAACAACGTCACCGAAGCCGTATTGGCCAAAGTGCGTGGAAAAGTGTCTGCCTAA